The Citrifermentans bemidjiense Bem genome window below encodes:
- a CDS encoding hydrogenase large subunit, producing MTPGMLFTQNGSAVARSEIPERSGDRFCETLISAVDGGWRVVSYFGAAEAGSLRLYCILSFKSHAALGIMSTTVTGNSFPSLVEAVPQLHLFEREIAEQFGICFEGHPWLKPVRFEAQLASLPAVPPKAPEKAGIMDFYRVAGDEVHEVAVGPVHAGIIEPGHFRFQCFGEEVMHLEISLGYQHRAVERMVLGRPGLRTLKCMETVAGDTTIGHGTAYAMVVEALCGARVPAKAEAIRGIALELERLANHTGDLGAIAGDVGYLPTASFCGRIRGDFLNMSAELCGSRFGRGLVTPGGVQFDVGRELADKLRKRIDVARREVTNAVELLWDSPSVMGRLEGTGVVSEKDALDLGLVGPAARASGLNRDIRRDHPFGIYNVTQLPVETAKGGDVYARTLVRWLEIEKSLHFIEEQLAQLPGGSIVSPTAQLGENRMALALVEGWRGEVCHVALTDGSGDFQRYKITDPSFHNWSGLAMALRGGQISDFPLCNKSFNLSYCGFDL from the coding sequence ATGACGCCGGGGATGCTCTTCACTCAAAACGGGAGCGCCGTCGCTCGCAGCGAGATACCGGAACGTTCCGGCGACCGGTTCTGCGAGACGCTCATCTCCGCGGTCGATGGGGGATGGCGGGTGGTTTCCTACTTTGGCGCCGCGGAGGCCGGCTCCCTGCGGCTTTACTGCATCCTCTCCTTCAAAAGCCACGCGGCGCTCGGCATCATGAGCACCACCGTCACCGGCAACAGCTTCCCCTCGCTGGTCGAGGCTGTCCCCCAACTGCACCTGTTCGAGCGCGAGATCGCCGAGCAGTTCGGCATCTGCTTCGAGGGGCATCCCTGGCTAAAGCCGGTCCGGTTCGAGGCCCAGCTTGCCTCGCTTCCGGCGGTGCCCCCGAAGGCTCCCGAAAAAGCCGGCATCATGGATTTCTACCGCGTAGCGGGAGACGAGGTGCACGAGGTCGCGGTAGGGCCGGTGCATGCCGGGATCATCGAGCCGGGGCATTTCCGCTTCCAGTGCTTCGGCGAGGAGGTGATGCACCTGGAGATCTCGCTGGGCTACCAGCACCGCGCCGTCGAGCGCATGGTGCTCGGGCGCCCCGGTCTGCGCACCCTCAAGTGCATGGAAACGGTCGCCGGCGACACCACCATCGGCCACGGCACCGCCTACGCCATGGTTGTCGAGGCCCTTTGCGGCGCGCGGGTACCGGCCAAGGCCGAGGCGATTCGCGGCATAGCGCTGGAATTGGAGCGGCTGGCGAACCACACCGGCGACCTCGGGGCCATAGCCGGCGACGTCGGCTACCTTCCCACCGCGTCCTTCTGCGGCAGAATCCGCGGCGACTTCCTGAACATGAGCGCCGAGCTTTGCGGCAGCCGCTTCGGGCGCGGCCTCGTGACCCCGGGCGGGGTCCAGTTCGACGTGGGGAGGGAGCTGGCGGACAAGCTGAGGAAGAGGATAGACGTGGCGCGCCGCGAGGTGACCAACGCGGTGGAGCTCCTCTGGGACAGCCCCTCGGTGATGGGGAGGCTGGAAGGGACCGGGGTGGTGAGCGAAAAGGACGCGCTCGATCTAGGCCTGGTCGGGCCGGCGGCGCGGGCCAGCGGACTCAACCGCGATATCCGCCGGGACCATCCCTTCGGCATCTACAACGTGACGCAGCTCCCGGTGGAGACGGCCAAGGGGGGGGACGTCTATGCCCGCACCCTGGTGCGCTGGCTGGAGATCGAGAAGTCGCTCCATTTCATAGAGGAGCAACTGGCGCAGCTTCCGGGGGGAAGCATCGTCTCGCCGACGGCGCAGCTGGGTGAAAACCGGATGGCGTTGGCACTGGTCGAGGGATGGCGCGGCGAGGTCTGCCACGTCGCCCTGACCGACGGGAGCGGCGATTTCCAGCGCTACAAGATCACCGACCCCTCCTTCCACAACTGGAGCGGTCTCGCCATGGCGCTGCGCGGGGGGCAGATTTCCGACTTTCCTCTCTGCAACAAGAGCTTCAACCTCTCTTACTGCGGGTTCGACCTTTAG
- a CDS encoding exo-beta-N-acetylmuramidase NamZ family protein — MKTGAEVLAEQNFLPLRGKNFALVTNHSAMVGEVHLLDLMKSKGLQPAVIFTPEHGLKGTAEDGVHLADDSSDGIPVISLYGAVKQPRQEDLKGIDLIVFDIQDAGVRFYTYISTMGLAMQAAARDGIPFMVLDRANPLGGDYVGGFLRDGIPASFTSLYPIPIAHGMTVGELAGMIKGEAMLPGLAQLDLKVVRMQGWQRAMRWPDTGLSWVATSPNLASFESVLLYPGTGLLEGTSASEGRGSTLPFQLAGWPGIDPLALAARLNGEQLRGIRFEPVQFTPVRIPGVSSVPKYRDREVNGVRIDITDYSKVLPVETGIAVLSALHALVPEPVRPSFFRAGFDDMAGSAELRKAVEQGESAAGISARCNGELSRFLALREAYLLYGDEPASTAGAAGKATDASGLAQKEGHPSR; from the coding sequence GTGAAAACCGGAGCGGAGGTACTCGCCGAGCAGAACTTCCTGCCGCTCAGGGGGAAGAACTTCGCCCTGGTGACCAATCACTCCGCCATGGTGGGGGAGGTGCACCTGCTGGACCTTATGAAAAGCAAGGGTTTACAGCCGGCGGTGATCTTTACCCCGGAACACGGCCTGAAAGGGACCGCCGAAGACGGGGTGCACCTGGCGGACGACTCCAGCGACGGCATCCCGGTGATAAGCCTCTACGGTGCGGTGAAGCAGCCCCGCCAGGAGGACCTCAAGGGAATCGACCTGATCGTCTTCGATATCCAGGATGCGGGGGTGCGCTTCTATACCTACATCTCGACCATGGGGCTTGCCATGCAGGCTGCCGCCCGGGACGGGATTCCCTTCATGGTGCTGGACCGCGCCAACCCGCTGGGAGGTGATTACGTCGGAGGGTTCCTGAGGGACGGGATACCGGCGAGCTTCACCTCGCTCTACCCGATCCCGATTGCCCATGGCATGACTGTGGGCGAGCTTGCCGGCATGATTAAAGGGGAGGCGATGCTGCCGGGACTCGCGCAACTCGACCTGAAGGTGGTGCGGATGCAGGGGTGGCAGCGCGCCATGCGCTGGCCCGACACCGGCCTTTCGTGGGTGGCGACCAGCCCCAACCTCGCCTCGTTCGAATCCGTGCTCCTTTACCCGGGAACCGGCCTTTTGGAGGGGACCAGCGCCTCCGAGGGGCGCGGCAGCACTCTCCCCTTCCAACTGGCGGGGTGGCCCGGCATCGACCCCCTGGCGCTCGCGGCCCGGCTGAACGGCGAACAGTTGCGGGGAATCCGTTTCGAGCCGGTGCAGTTTACGCCGGTGAGGATCCCCGGGGTATCGAGCGTGCCCAAGTACCGGGACCGAGAGGTGAATGGGGTGAGGATCGATATCACCGACTACAGCAAGGTCTTGCCGGTGGAGACCGGAATCGCGGTCCTGAGCGCGCTGCACGCCTTGGTACCGGAGCCGGTGCGCCCCTCCTTCTTCAGGGCGGGGTTCGACGACATGGCGGGTTCGGCTGAGTTGCGCAAGGCGGTGGAGCAGGGTGAGAGCGCCGCCGGCATCTCGGCACGCTGCAACGGCGAGCTCTCCAGGTTTCTGGCACTGCGCGAAGCGTACCTTTTGTACGGCGATGAGCCCGCTTCAACGGCCGGTGCTGCGGGGAAGGCGACGGATGCATCCGGTTTGGCTCAAAAAGAGGGGCACCCATCGCGGTAA
- a CDS encoding M20 family metallopeptidase yields MTGRLEEVFAAIDPARLKGTLLEMLDIYSPSGKEEDIQLYLEDLLAGAGFYVERQEVEEERYNLRVTMGEGEPELYLVGHVDTVPAWDLEEFGARVEGDAIGGLGSADMKGGCAAMIEAWLAMAQALKPGRRPNVGLLLVVGEEENGDGSASFLKNCSPAWAVIGEPTGLSACFAHYGYLEAGFVTHGLRSHSSLPELGHNAVESMLRVLLHLSKDPLFHREQGSIVYSIREMHSSQKGFVVPDRCESWIDLHLPPELDPESVQRGISHIVSSAGQYIPGLDLNVAFNFASAGYNLGTDNPLSCILEQVYQRLGRTLKFDSFRSHSDGNLFYAAGCRPLILGPGALEISHTPEEQVDFPEVLAAAQIYAALCLGLDRYAVLNVERCGSWASFDRQGSWVGCRD; encoded by the coding sequence ATGACCGGGCGCCTGGAGGAGGTTTTCGCCGCCATCGATCCGGCACGTCTCAAGGGAACCCTGCTGGAGATGCTGGACATATATTCCCCCTCGGGGAAGGAGGAGGACATCCAGCTCTACCTCGAGGACCTGCTCGCTGGCGCCGGGTTCTACGTCGAGCGGCAGGAGGTGGAGGAGGAGCGCTACAACCTGCGGGTGACCATGGGGGAAGGCGAGCCTGAGCTTTACCTCGTGGGGCACGTGGACACGGTTCCGGCGTGGGACCTGGAGGAATTCGGCGCCAGGGTGGAAGGCGACGCCATCGGAGGGCTGGGGAGCGCCGACATGAAGGGGGGGTGCGCCGCCATGATCGAGGCGTGGCTCGCCATGGCCCAGGCCTTGAAACCGGGCCGGCGCCCGAACGTGGGGCTTTTGCTTGTGGTGGGGGAGGAGGAGAACGGCGACGGCAGCGCCAGTTTCCTGAAAAACTGCAGTCCCGCCTGGGCGGTGATCGGGGAGCCTACCGGCCTCTCAGCCTGCTTCGCCCACTACGGCTACCTGGAGGCCGGCTTCGTCACCCACGGGTTGAGGAGCCACTCCTCCTTGCCGGAATTGGGGCACAACGCGGTGGAATCGATGCTGAGGGTGCTTTTGCACTTAAGCAAGGACCCGCTGTTCCACCGGGAGCAAGGGAGCATCGTCTACTCCATCAGGGAGATGCACTCCTCCCAGAAGGGGTTCGTGGTCCCGGACCGGTGCGAATCCTGGATCGACCTGCATCTTCCCCCAGAGCTCGACCCGGAGTCCGTGCAGCGGGGAATTAGCCATATCGTCTCCAGCGCAGGTCAATACATACCCGGTCTAGACTTAAACGTCGCCTTCAATTTCGCCTCGGCCGGCTACAACCTCGGTACCGACAACCCACTTTCCTGCATCCTGGAACAGGTCTACCAGCGCCTTGGGCGCACCCTCAAATTCGATTCCTTCCGCTCGCACTCCGACGGCAACCTCTTCTACGCCGCCGGTTGCCGACCGCTGATCCTGGGCCCCGGCGCACTGGAGATTTCGCACACCCCCGAAGAACAGGTCGACTTCCCCGAGGTCTTGGCGGCGGCACAGATCTATGCCGCGCTTTGCTTGGGGCTCGACCGGTACGCGGTGCTGAACGTGGAGCGCTGCGGCTCCTGGGCTTCGTTCGACAGGCAGGGGAGCTGGGTGGGTTGCCGGGATTAG
- a CDS encoding GNAT family N-acetyltransferase: MLPQHPHDEETPRIREMSIDDLPEVFHIGEELFTAEYSQSLYRTWDEYEITTLFNSDNELCIVAEHEERILGFALGTTVKKHGSPWKYGYLVWLGVRRDLQKMHVGERLFKELKRRFKEQGVRMIIIDTSADNKPAIKFFQKHGFDNIQEHVYMTLNLSKRSKKKPVKKP; the protein is encoded by the coding sequence ATGCTGCCACAACATCCGCACGACGAAGAGACTCCCCGCATCAGGGAAATGAGCATTGACGATCTGCCGGAGGTGTTTCACATAGGCGAGGAACTTTTCACCGCCGAATATTCACAAAGCCTCTACAGGACCTGGGACGAATACGAGATCACCACCCTTTTCAACAGCGACAACGAGCTCTGCATAGTGGCGGAGCACGAGGAGCGGATACTCGGCTTCGCCCTGGGGACCACGGTGAAAAAACACGGCTCCCCCTGGAAATACGGCTACCTCGTTTGGCTCGGGGTGCGGCGCGACCTGCAGAAAATGCACGTAGGCGAGCGCCTCTTCAAGGAGCTGAAGCGGCGCTTCAAGGAACAGGGGGTGCGCATGATCATCATCGATACCTCGGCCGACAACAAGCCGGCCATCAAGTTCTTTCAAAAGCATGGCTTCGACAACATCCAGGAGCACGTGTACATGACCCTGAACCTGTCCAAGAGAAGCAAGAAGAAACCGGTGAAAAAGCCATGA
- a CDS encoding cold-shock protein, with protein sequence MANGTVKWFNDSKGFGFIEQDNGDDVFVHFSAITGDGFKSLAEGDSVTFDVVKGPKGLQAANVARQ encoded by the coding sequence ATGGCAAATGGTACTGTAAAATGGTTTAACGACAGCAAGGGGTTTGGTTTCATCGAGCAGGACAATGGCGACGACGTGTTCGTCCATTTCTCTGCCATCACCGGCGACGGGTTCAAGTCCCTTGCTGAAGGCGATAGCGTCACCTTCGACGTGGTAAAAGGGCCCAAAGGGCTTCAGGCTGCTAACGTCGCAAGGCAGTAA
- the murB gene encoding UDP-N-acetylmuramate dehydrogenase, whose protein sequence is MYTDQRKDNQPLELSRDIPLAPFTSFKIGGPARFLTKARTLEQLKQALSFAKAEGIPFLIVGGGSNLLVSDRGFDGIAIRLQMKGIKVQGNRVEAQAGVDLMALVEHAAHWGLAGIERLAGIPGLFGGAVRGNAGAYGSCIGDVIERVHALRADTLELVTLARDACQFQYRNSRFKKDHGLVVVAASLLLEPGAPQEILSRAEATVRKRQARQLQCDLSAGSFFMNPVVRDPELIQRFETEQGTHCRDGRIPAGWLIDRARLRSLSVGAAMVSPRHANYLINTGNASAQEMVRLAELVKDEVRASLGVQLEEEVSCVGFIPAGPLPS, encoded by the coding sequence ATGTATACCGACCAGAGAAAAGACAACCAGCCGTTAGAGCTTTCGCGGGACATCCCCCTCGCCCCCTTCACCTCGTTCAAGATCGGTGGCCCGGCCAGGTTTTTGACCAAGGCCCGGACGCTGGAACAGCTGAAGCAGGCGCTTTCCTTCGCTAAGGCAGAAGGGATTCCCTTCCTCATCGTCGGGGGTGGATCCAACCTGCTGGTGAGCGACCGCGGTTTCGACGGCATCGCGATCAGGCTGCAGATGAAAGGGATCAAGGTCCAAGGGAACCGGGTCGAGGCGCAGGCGGGAGTCGACCTCATGGCGCTGGTGGAGCATGCGGCACACTGGGGGCTGGCGGGGATCGAGCGGCTGGCTGGCATTCCGGGGCTCTTCGGGGGGGCGGTGCGCGGCAATGCGGGCGCCTACGGCAGTTGCATCGGCGACGTGATCGAGAGGGTCCACGCGCTGCGGGCGGACACCCTGGAACTGGTCACGCTCGCGCGGGACGCCTGCCAGTTCCAGTACCGCAACAGCCGTTTTAAGAAGGACCACGGGCTGGTGGTGGTGGCGGCGAGCCTGCTCCTTGAGCCGGGGGCCCCCCAGGAGATCCTGAGCCGGGCGGAGGCGACGGTGAGAAAACGGCAAGCCCGCCAGCTGCAATGCGACCTGAGCGCAGGCTCGTTCTTCATGAATCCGGTGGTGCGCGACCCCGAGCTGATCCAAAGGTTCGAGACCGAGCAGGGGACCCACTGCAGGGACGGCAGGATCCCGGCCGGATGGCTCATCGACAGGGCCAGGCTGCGCAGCCTTTCCGTGGGAGCGGCCATGGTCAGCCCAAGGCACGCCAATTACCTGATCAACACCGGCAACGCCAGCGCCCAGGAGATGGTCAGGCTCGCCGAACTGGTGAAGGACGAGGTGCGGGCGTCGCTGGGGGTGCAGCTGGAGGAGGAGGTGAGCTGCGTCGGCTTCATTCCGGCTGGGCCGCTTCCCTCCTGA
- a CDS encoding NADH-quinone oxidoreductase subunit B family protein produces MFKAIIARCKQGHRTMAYPREPLALPERFRGYPEIKADLCPKDCRACADACPVDALECQPDLSLDLGKCLFCPECSRACPQGAITHTPDARLAANHREELVVRPGDEHRLAQALEKKMLSLFGRSLKFRSVVAGGCNACEADTNVLSTIGWDLGRFGIQFVASPRHADGLWVTGPVTEHMREALLLTYEAIPAPKLVVACGACAISGGPFRGSPEAHDGVEGMLPVDLYIPGCPPHPVTILDGLLRLLDRMP; encoded by the coding sequence ATGTTCAAGGCCATCATCGCACGCTGCAAACAGGGGCACCGGACCATGGCTTACCCCAGGGAACCGCTGGCCCTGCCGGAGCGTTTCCGCGGCTATCCCGAGATAAAGGCCGACCTCTGCCCGAAGGATTGCCGGGCCTGCGCCGATGCCTGCCCGGTCGATGCGCTCGAGTGCCAGCCCGACCTATCGCTGGATCTGGGCAAATGCCTTTTCTGCCCCGAATGCTCCCGGGCCTGCCCCCAAGGCGCCATTACCCACACCCCGGACGCGAGGCTGGCTGCCAACCACCGGGAGGAACTGGTGGTGAGGCCCGGGGACGAGCACCGGCTGGCGCAGGCGCTGGAAAAGAAGATGCTCTCGCTTTTCGGCCGCTCGCTCAAGTTCCGCTCCGTCGTAGCCGGCGGGTGCAACGCCTGCGAGGCCGACACCAACGTCCTCTCCACCATCGGCTGGGACTTGGGGCGCTTCGGCATCCAGTTCGTGGCCTCCCCAAGGCACGCCGACGGCCTCTGGGTCACCGGACCTGTCACCGAGCATATGCGGGAGGCGCTCCTCCTGACCTACGAGGCGATACCGGCGCCGAAGCTGGTTGTGGCCTGCGGCGCCTGTGCCATCAGCGGCGGCCCCTTCCGGGGCTCGCCGGAGGCGCACGACGGCGTAGAGGGGATGCTGCCGGTCGACCTCTACATTCCCGGTTGCCCGCCGCATCCGGTCACCATCCTGGATGGGCTCCTGAGGCTTTTGGACCGGATGCCCTAG
- a CDS encoding lipid-binding SYLF domain-containing protein → MRSGKVLSIAVVTVMLLWVWSTAAFAKNEAKKVQESADVLAQIMKIPEKGIPPVLLRDAKAIAIIPGVIKGAFIVGGRHGTGVLSVRNADNSWSDPVFVSITGGSVGWQVGATSTDLILVFKEVKDVDKLLQGKFTLGADAAVAAGPVGRKASAATDVTLQTGILSYSRSRGLFAGVSLEGAALLVDDDANHAYYDKSDLTAKDILAGQGLKKEPATVNLQKALAKYSTTK, encoded by the coding sequence ATGAGATCCGGTAAAGTCCTTTCCATCGCAGTGGTTACCGTAATGCTTCTCTGGGTGTGGTCCACCGCCGCCTTCGCGAAGAACGAGGCCAAGAAGGTTCAGGAGTCCGCCGACGTCCTCGCCCAGATCATGAAGATCCCCGAGAAGGGGATTCCGCCGGTCCTTCTGCGCGACGCCAAGGCGATCGCCATCATTCCGGGCGTCATCAAGGGCGCCTTCATCGTGGGCGGCCGGCACGGTACCGGCGTCCTCTCCGTGCGCAATGCGGACAACAGCTGGAGCGACCCGGTCTTCGTGAGCATAACGGGGGGGAGTGTCGGCTGGCAGGTGGGAGCAACCTCCACCGATCTCATCCTCGTCTTCAAGGAGGTCAAGGACGTCGATAAACTGCTGCAAGGGAAGTTCACTCTGGGGGCGGACGCGGCTGTCGCGGCCGGCCCGGTGGGGCGCAAGGCAAGTGCGGCGACCGACGTCACCCTCCAAACCGGGATACTCTCCTACTCGCGCAGCCGCGGATTGTTCGCCGGCGTCTCGCTGGAAGGGGCTGCGCTGCTCGTAGATGACGACGCGAACCATGCCTACTACGACAAGAGCGACCTCACCGCGAAGGATATTCTTGCCGGCCAAGGGCTAAAAAAGGAGCCGGCGACGGTGAATCTGCAAAAGGCACTGGCGAAATATTCCACCACGAAGTAG
- a CDS encoding hybrid sensor histidine kinase/response regulator produces MLLRFRDISIRRKMLAILLLTSAVVLALVSTAFVITEATGFRSGMQTELSALAEIVGSNSSAAVAFNDRKSAADTLAALRAKPYILTALVVLKDHTLFASYVAPGATLQLLGFVDGSGEGARVDDRKLRVELARASFPLAFGGHIFGISPIILDGQQLGTVVIQSDATELKHRLKPFFLMLAGVLLGALSLGYFLAAKLQRIISEPISHLAQVMKAVSTDKSYNLRAQKQGNDELGTLMDGFNEMLVQIQERDQKLEAHRIELEEVVQRRTHELSAANRELSQTVAELRFSKDAAEAASLAKSQFLANMSHEIRTPMNGVLGMVSVLLESGLAGEQRCFAEAVRNSGESLLCIINDILDFSKIEAGRMHLDPAPMDLHGMMAEVLEMFGAGARSKGVGMECRTAPDVPRYVEADLARLRQIVVNLVGNAVKFTSRGEVQLHAFQLEERGEERVLRFEVVDTGIGIRPEALAHIFDSFTQADYSTTRSFGGTGLGLAIARQLAELMGGELGVVSEFGAGSTFWFTLRLKALAEAPEGMELPHRQPASQNKVRFAASLLVAEDNPVNQDVVRHMLGRLGCSVQIVDNGAEALNAARGGGFDLIFMDCQMPQVDGFTATRKIREWEAGEGPGRVPIVALTANAITGDREICLAAGMDDYLSKPFGSEQLCDVLQRWLPGKMVEEEAAPWVEAAASPAESASAGEAGEPTQPPVFDRAGLLYRVGDPEFVGIFVEKYLASTEQLLEFLRQAIADGDRDGMHLHSHSIKGAAASIGAEVMRIIAFEMEKKTAQQEELEGMTGLYQDLEEAFAEFRREAAQPE; encoded by the coding sequence ATGCTGCTACGGTTCCGTGACATCTCCATCAGGCGAAAGATGCTCGCCATACTGCTTCTCACCAGCGCAGTGGTACTCGCCCTTGTCTCCACAGCTTTCGTCATCACCGAGGCGACCGGTTTCCGTAGCGGCATGCAGACCGAGTTGAGCGCGCTGGCAGAGATCGTGGGAAGCAACAGCTCAGCCGCCGTAGCCTTCAACGACCGTAAATCGGCGGCCGATACCCTGGCCGCGCTGCGCGCCAAACCGTACATCCTTACCGCGCTGGTCGTGCTGAAGGACCACACACTCTTCGCAAGCTATGTAGCGCCGGGCGCGACGCTGCAACTTTTGGGCTTTGTCGACGGTTCCGGCGAGGGCGCGCGGGTGGATGACCGGAAGTTGAGGGTCGAGTTGGCCCGCGCCAGCTTCCCGCTCGCCTTCGGCGGCCACATCTTCGGCATCTCCCCCATCATCCTGGACGGCCAGCAGCTAGGAACCGTAGTGATTCAGTCCGATGCCACCGAACTAAAGCACCGGCTGAAACCGTTCTTCCTCATGCTGGCGGGCGTGCTGCTGGGCGCGCTGTCGCTGGGGTATTTTCTCGCCGCGAAGCTGCAACGCATCATCTCCGAGCCCATCTCGCACCTGGCGCAAGTCATGAAAGCGGTCTCCACCGACAAGAGCTACAACCTGAGGGCGCAAAAACAGGGAAATGACGAACTGGGGACGCTGATGGACGGTTTCAACGAGATGCTGGTACAGATCCAGGAACGCGACCAGAAGCTGGAGGCGCACCGCATCGAACTGGAGGAGGTGGTGCAACGGCGCACCCACGAACTTTCCGCGGCCAACCGGGAGTTGAGCCAGACTGTTGCTGAACTGCGCTTCTCCAAGGACGCGGCCGAGGCTGCGAGCCTCGCCAAGTCCCAGTTCCTGGCCAACATGAGCCACGAGATCCGCACCCCGATGAACGGCGTCCTGGGAATGGTGAGCGTGCTTTTGGAGAGCGGTCTTGCCGGCGAGCAGCGCTGCTTCGCGGAGGCGGTCCGCAACTCCGGCGAATCCCTTTTGTGCATCATCAACGACATCCTCGACTTCTCCAAGATCGAGGCGGGCCGCATGCATCTGGACCCCGCGCCGATGGACCTGCACGGCATGATGGCGGAGGTGCTGGAGATGTTCGGCGCCGGCGCGCGCAGCAAGGGGGTGGGGATGGAATGCCGGACCGCCCCGGATGTCCCGCGCTACGTCGAAGCGGACCTGGCCCGGTTGCGCCAGATCGTGGTGAACCTGGTCGGGAACGCGGTCAAGTTCACCAGCCGCGGCGAGGTGCAGTTGCACGCCTTTCAGCTGGAAGAGCGGGGGGAGGAGCGGGTGCTCCGCTTCGAGGTCGTGGACACCGGGATCGGCATCCGGCCTGAGGCCCTGGCGCACATCTTCGACAGCTTCACCCAGGCGGATTACTCCACCACCCGCTCATTCGGCGGCACAGGGCTTGGCCTTGCCATCGCGAGGCAGCTGGCCGAGCTGATGGGGGGGGAGCTGGGCGTGGTGAGCGAATTCGGCGCCGGTTCCACCTTCTGGTTCACGCTCCGCCTGAAGGCGCTCGCCGAGGCGCCGGAGGGGATGGAGCTCCCCCACCGGCAGCCGGCGTCGCAGAATAAGGTGCGTTTCGCCGCGAGCCTCCTGGTGGCGGAGGACAACCCGGTGAACCAGGACGTGGTCCGGCACATGCTTGGCAGGCTGGGATGCTCGGTGCAGATCGTGGATAACGGTGCCGAAGCTCTCAATGCCGCTCGGGGGGGAGGCTTCGACCTGATCTTCATGGATTGCCAGATGCCTCAGGTCGACGGATTTACCGCCACCAGGAAAATCCGGGAGTGGGAGGCAGGGGAAGGCCCCGGGCGCGTCCCGATAGTGGCGCTCACCGCCAACGCCATCACCGGGGACCGGGAGATCTGCCTGGCAGCGGGTATGGACGACTACCTGAGCAAGCCCTTCGGATCGGAGCAGCTATGCGACGTCTTGCAGCGCTGGCTACCCGGGAAGATGGTGGAGGAAGAAGCAGCACCCTGGGTCGAAGCGGCCGCTTCCCCCGCGGAATCCGCATCGGCCGGGGAGGCGGGCGAGCCTACGCAGCCGCCGGTGTTCGACCGGGCGGGGCTGCTCTACCGGGTGGGCGACCCCGAGTTTGTGGGCATATTTGTAGAGAAGTACCTGGCTAGCACGGAGCAGTTGCTGGAGTTTTTGAGACAGGCCATAGCGGACGGGGATCGGGACGGCATGCACCTGCATTCCCACAGCATCAAGGGTGCGGCGGCCAGCATAGGTGCCGAGGTGATGCGGATAATTGCGTTCGAGATGGAGAAAAAGACAGCGCAGCAGGAAGAGCTTGAGGGGATGACGGGGCTTTACCAGGATCTCGAGGAGGCGTTCGCCGAGTTCAGGAGGGAAGCGGCCCAGCCGGAATGA
- a CDS encoding YMGG-like glycine zipper-containing protein, with amino-acid sequence MGLRRCAILALFVAGCSGCAGMSEREQRTLTGGAIGAGGGAVLSGISGGRPAVGAALGGAAGALTGYILGDRNARHRR; translated from the coding sequence ATGGGACTGAGAAGATGCGCAATACTGGCACTGTTTGTTGCTGGATGCTCCGGTTGTGCCGGGATGTCGGAGAGGGAGCAAAGGACCTTGACCGGTGGGGCGATAGGCGCCGGCGGCGGGGCCGTTTTAAGCGGGATCTCCGGGGGGAGGCCGGCGGTAGGCGCGGCATTGGGCGGGGCGGCCGGCGCTTTGACCGGCTACATCCTCGGGGACAGGAATGCGCGCCACAGGAGATAG